A genomic window from Pirellulaceae bacterium includes:
- a CDS encoding DEAD/DEAH box helicase, whose amino-acid sequence MDLFAPIKRALAEQKYETPTPIQAKTIPPAIEGQDILGCAQTGTGKTAAFALPILDYLGHNEPKTVAHRPIALIMAPTRELAIQIDESFRVYGKYMRVRRALVYGGVGQGSQVESLKRRADVLVATPGRLLDLMEQGHVDLRDVEIFVLDEADRMLDMGFLPALKKIIAKLPKERQSLFFSATMPPNIRDLSERLLFNPVSVNVTPKKSVSVAQIKQSVRMVDRGNKLALLRNLLADAAVERAIVFTRTKRGANNLARKLEKAGMFSAAIHGNKSQSARQKALEAFRRKQVSVLVATDVAARGIDIDGVTHVINFDMPVEAESYVHRIGRTGRAGAEGVAISFCTDDERGELHSIERLIGQKIVRTEKKQSEVGSQSARSGSQESRGLPTVEKQGRQGNSKSPARAKRRFVPGKKRKRKTGDTAQRSVSSCAVS is encoded by the coding sequence ATGGATTTGTTCGCTCCAATTAAGCGTGCCTTGGCCGAACAAAAGTACGAGACGCCGACACCCATCCAAGCGAAAACCATTCCGCCAGCAATTGAAGGGCAGGATATTTTGGGTTGTGCACAGACGGGGACTGGCAAAACGGCAGCCTTTGCGCTGCCAATTCTCGATTACTTGGGTCATAACGAGCCCAAGACCGTAGCCCATCGCCCCATCGCGCTGATCATGGCACCAACTCGTGAGTTGGCGATCCAGATTGACGAAAGTTTTCGTGTTTACGGCAAGTACATGCGGGTGCGAAGAGCACTTGTGTACGGCGGCGTGGGGCAAGGTTCGCAAGTCGAGTCACTCAAAAGACGGGCCGATGTGTTGGTCGCTACGCCGGGGCGCCTTTTGGATTTGATGGAGCAGGGCCACGTTGATTTACGCGATGTCGAAATCTTTGTGCTCGATGAAGCCGACAGAATGCTCGATATGGGCTTCTTGCCGGCGCTCAAAAAAATTATTGCAAAACTGCCTAAAGAGCGCCAATCTCTCTTCTTTTCTGCCACGATGCCACCGAATATTCGTGATCTGTCGGAACGACTCCTGTTTAATCCCGTCTCCGTTAATGTCACTCCGAAAAAATCTGTGAGTGTCGCACAAATCAAGCAATCAGTGAGAATGGTTGATCGCGGTAATAAACTTGCTTTACTCCGAAACTTGCTTGCGGACGCGGCGGTCGAGCGGGCAATCGTTTTTACACGGACCAAACGCGGTGCGAATAATTTGGCCAGGAAACTTGAAAAAGCCGGCATGTTTTCAGCAGCAATTCATGGCAATAAATCCCAGTCCGCAAGACAGAAAGCGCTTGAGGCATTTCGACGTAAACAGGTCTCCGTGCTTGTGGCGACTGACGTTGCCGCTCGAGGTATCGATATTGATGGCGTGACCCACGTGATTAATTTCGATATGCCCGTTGAGGCGGAAAGCTATGTCCATCGAATCGGTCGTACGGGCCGCGCTGGAGCCGAGGGAGTTGCAATTTCATTTTGTACAGATGATGAACGAGGCGAGTTGCATTCGATCGAACGCCTGATTGGCCAGAAAATTGTGCGAACGGAAAAAAAACAATCCGAAGTAGGTTCCCAATCGGCTCGGAGTGGTTCCCAGGAAAGCCGAGGTTTGCCCACGGTGGAGAAGCAAGGTCGGCAGGGAAATTCAAAATCCCCCGCACGGGCGAAGCGACGTTTTGTCCCAGGAAAGAAACGCAAACGGAAGACAGGCGACACGGCACAACGATCTGTATCGAGTTGCGCAGTCAGTTGA